The window TCCGCCACCTTCGCACAGTCGATGTTGTTGCTTTGATTTATATTACGTCGCCAGCTTGGTGCGAAGAGAGGGACTTGAACCCTCACGTCCGTAAGAACACTAACACCTGAAGCTAGCGCGTCTACCAATTCCGCCACCTTCGCATCGATGCTGAGTGCAATATAAATCATGTGGTTATTTGGTGCGAAGAGAGGGACTTGAACCCTCACGTCCGTAAGGACACTAACACCTGAAGCTAGCGCGTCTACCAATTCCGCCACCTTCGCGTACCAGAAACATTACCGGAGTAACGTTACCACGGAGGCGAATTCTAGAGATTTTGGCGGGCACGTCAACAGTTATTTCCCCGCTTTGCGGGCGTTTGCTGGAAAAACAGCCATATCGCCGCTTTTCTGCTGGTCAAACAGCCAAATCAGCCAATCAATCAACACCCTGACCCGTGGCGCCAGGAAACGGCCGGGTGGATACATGATGTAAATCGGCATCGGCGGGGGCGGCGTGTCCGCCAGCACTTCCACCAGTTCGCCCTGTTCCAGCCAGGGGGCAAGCGAATAGCGCGCCGCCTGAATCAATCCCATGCCGGCCCGCGCGCCGGCGATGTAGGCGTCGGCGCCGCTGACGCTGAGCCGCGCGGGTAGCTCGCGCAGTTCCAGCTTGCCGCCGCGGCAGAATTCCAGCGGGTAATCGCGGTTGTTGGCCAGGGAAAAATACCCCACCGCGCGATGCGGTTCCAGGCGATCGATGTCGAGCGGCGTGCCGTGGGCCTGCAGATAAGCGGGGGAAGCGCAGGTGACCTGCGGCAGCTGGGCGATGCGCCGCGCTACCAGACTGTCGTCTTCGGTTTCCCAGGCGCGCAGCACGCAGTCCACGCCTTCGCGCAACAGATCGACGTGGGTGTCGTTGGCGCCCAGTGCCAGGGTGATGTCGGGATAACGCCGGTAAAAGTCGTCCAACGCCGGAATGACGATCTGGCGCGCCAGCGAATGGGGCATATCGATGCGCACCTTGCCGGACGGCTGCAGCTTATGGTGACTGAACAGCGTGTCCGCCTCCTCCAAGGCCCCCAGCAACTGCACGCAGCGTTGATAGTAGAGGCTGCCTTCACTGGTCACCTGCACCTGGCGGGTGGTGCGGATCAGCAGGCGCACGCCCAGCCGTTGTTCCAGCCGTTTCAACGCGTTGCTGACCGTGGCGCGCGGCAGCTGCAGGCGTTCGGCCGCCCGACTGAAGCTGCCCAGTTCGACGATGCGGGTAAAAATGCGCATGGCTTGAACCTGATCCATGTCCACTCCGGATTGTTGGTGATTTTTGAACAGTGATGTGCAATCTGCATTATTTATCTTTGTCGCGTAAACAACCAGACTTTGCTGCGTTATCCATTCACCGCATGAGGGCAGCACAATGCAACAACGTAAACTCGGTTCCAACGGTCCCGTCGTCTCCGCCCTGGGGCTGGGGTGCATGGGCATGAGCGACTTCTACTCCACCGGCGCCGATCGGCAGGAAGCCATCGCCACGCTGCACCGGGCGCTGGAGTTGGGCGTCACGCTGCTCGACACCGCCGACATGTACGGGCCGCACACCAACGAAGAGCTGGTGGGGGAGGCGATCAAGGGCAAGCGGCAACAGGTGTTCCTGGCCACCAAGTTCGGCATTCTGCGCGATCCGGCGGATCCGTCGGCGCGCGGCGTCAGCAGCCGGCCCGAGTATATCCGGCGCTCGGTGGAAGGCAGCCTGCGGCGCTTGGGCGTGGAGGAGATCGATCTCTATTATCGGCACCATCCTCTCTTCCTGTAACGTCCGAAATAGTCCAATAACTCACTGAGTAACAATGAATTAGCTGGTGTAGTTGTTCGTAATTGTCCGGTGCTGTCCGGTAGAATCCGGTATCAGGTGTGTGTAGAATTGCGTGTACCCGAGTTCGATCTTAAATTCCTATACACATGCGACTTAACAACTTACAAATCCGTAATGCCAAACCTGCCCCTAAACCTTACACGCTGAGCGATGGATTAGGATTGTCTCTTCTGGTTGAACCCAACGACAGTAAAAGCTGGCGCTTTCGTTATCGCTTTGCCGGTAAGCCCAAGATGATTTCACTTGGTGTTTACCCTGCCGTTTCGTTGGCCGACGCCCGGTCAAAACGCGATGAAGCCAGAAGGCAGGTTGCCGAGGGGCAGAACCCCAGTGCACTCCGCAAAGAGAAAAAGCTGGCACAGTTATATGGGGATGCGAATACCTTTGAAGCGATCGCCAGGGAGTGGCACCGGTCAAAATTGGCGACATGGTCGACGGGTTATGCTGCGGAGGTTTTGCGTGCCTTCTGCCTCGATATTTTCCCCTACTTGGGGCAACGTTC of the Serratia marcescens subsp. marcescens ATCC 13880 genome contains:
- a CDS encoding LysR family transcriptional regulator; its protein translation is MDQVQAMRIFTRIVELGSFSRAAERLQLPRATVSNALKRLEQRLGVRLLIRTTRQVQVTSEGSLYYQRCVQLLGALEEADTLFSHHKLQPSGKVRIDMPHSLARQIVIPALDDFYRRYPDITLALGANDTHVDLLREGVDCVLRAWETEDDSLVARRIAQLPQVTCASPAYLQAHGTPLDIDRLEPHRAVGYFSLANNRDYPLEFCRGGKLELRELPARLSVSGADAYIAGARAGMGLIQAARYSLAPWLEQGELVEVLADTPPPPMPIYIMYPPGRFLAPRVRVLIDWLIWLFDQQKSGDMAVFPANARKAGK